AGAAAACGCAAGAGAATAGATGATTGACATGGTATGGTTACAGTTGAGATAAGTAGAACAGCTCTGACTCATCATGTGCTCTACAGCTTCGGGAATTTAATTTGAGCCGATAGCTGTAGATGGACTCAGCGAGTACCGCTGCTCTCCAATCCTTCAGCGCTAGAGAGTTTCCGGCTTGATGCGCGTTAGCCCGGGCACCTTTTCATAGGCTTTGTCGAAAGAAATTATTTTACCATCTAGGTTCAGCGCGGTCGCGGCGTAATGTGAGTCAAAGAAAGATAGGTTGAGCGTCTGCCTCAAGTACACGCTCGTAAGCGCTACGTCAGGTGTCAGCGGCACGTATTCTACGTTCGGTAGCGCAGCTAGAGCAGCTAAGTCCTTCAGGAGCCTACCCTCCCTCTTCTCGCTCCTGTAGATGAGTTCCATCTCGAGTAGGCTGATGCTCGAAATCTCTACGCGGAGTTCGCCCCTCCTAAGCTTCTCGAATATCCTTTCGGCATTTTCGTGGTTTGGGTCGTACTCGTTCAAGTACGCGAAAATTACGTCGTTCTCCAGCAGGGGCATGAAGCATCATCTCCGTGCTTCCTCTTCAGCGATAAGCTCGGCTTGCTTCCTCAGCTCTTTAAACGGCTTCTTAGTGTTGAACGCGCCGTGGAGTGCTTCAAACGGGTCTGAGGGTATGGGGACTACTTTGAGATGATCTCCGGCATTTATGACCAGCACCTTCTTCCCAATGCCAAGGGATACTCTAACCCGCTTCGGGATCGTCAAACGACCCTTGCTGTCGAGCTCCAGTATGCTCATCCCACCTCAATAGCATCGAGCTCAGAATGTGGGATTTAAACTTTTATCGCTTTTCATTGGACACCGGGTTCATGCACGAAGGCGAGACCGGAGCGGCAAAGGCAGAACCTAAGCATTCGTTTACTGCCTTGTGCGCTTTCGAGAGGAGAGCCTAGCCATGAGCGTATAGAGTGTAGAGAGGTTCCCCGAGCCGAGCCCAGCGTACCCGACTGTGTGGATAAAGCTTGCTGCACTCACGTTAACGTGCGCCGGGCGTTTAATGCAGGATCGACCGCTACCTAATGAATGGTTCCTTCGGAAATGACTTTAAATGTGCGTCGGCGAGATGAGCTGTGTATATCTTGCAGAGGTCTTCGAGAAGCTTAAGGTTCATCGTGCTCATCCTGCTAGCCGCCGCCACCCTATCTGCTGCCTCCTGGATCTTCTTCTCGTCTAACCTCTCCGAAAGTCGAGAGGTGCCGCTAGCTGAGGAGCAGGATCAGACTACGCTCTCTCAGAGTCGAGAGTGGCAAGCCATCCCGCTTGGCGCGGTGCCGGTCGCTAACCCTCTAAAGGGTTTTATCCCGTTCGTTGAAACAGCTCGAGACCTCGGAGAGCTGGCACCTATTCCCTACATGATGGAGTTCGCAATTATCCCTGTGAATAGCGTAGTTAAGTGCAGCGGATCAGCGTACTACTTCGACTTCACCTACCTGGAAAATCTTCTCGATGAGGTTGCGGACCGCGGGCACCAGGTGGTACTCCGCTTCTACTTTGACTACCCTAGTCTTCCGTCGGGCATCCCTCAGTGCCTGATCGAGGAGGGATTGAGGGTGAGAGTGTACGAGGATTACGGCGGCGGCTTATCGCCGGACTACGACGACCCTCGCTTGGTGAAGCTTATGGTGGAGCTCATCCGGGAGCTGGGGTTGAGGTATGACGGTGACCCTAGGATAGCGTTCATCCAGGTTGGGCTTCTAGGCTTTTGGGGAGAGTGGCACACGTACCCGCACATCGAGTGGTTCGCCAGCGAAGAAACGCAGCGGGTCGTGCTGGAAGCATACGATCGATACTTCAACACGACGAGGCTTCAAGTCCGCTACCCGAGCGAGGTGACAGGGGGTTATA
This region of Thermofilum sp. genomic DNA includes:
- a CDS encoding PIN domain-containing protein yields the protein MPLLENDVIFAYLNEYDPNHENAERIFEKLRRGELRVEISSISLLEMELIYRSEKREGRLLKDLAALAALPNVEYVPLTPDVALTSVYLRQTLNLSFFDSHYAATALNLDGKIISFDKAYEKVPGLTRIKPETL